The Weissella confusa DNA window TTTGGCACTACCGCTGATGACGTCAAGTATTGTGGATCATTTGGTACCACTGCTGATGACGTCAAATATTGTGGGTCGTTTGGCACCACTGCTGATGACGTCAAGTATTGTGGGTCGTTTGGCACTACCGCTGATGACGTCAAGTATTGTGGCTCATTTGGCACTACTGCTTCTGATGTCATGTATTGTGGCTCATTTGGAACCATCTCTGTATCTGACACATCAGCTTGAATAAACTTACCACCGAATCCGTGGTGACCATCGGCTGCATAGTTATTGTTTCCATTTGCATGAATGGTTGCAATCAATTCAGCACTGCTGTTTCCAAACAACAAGTGCTTTACTGTCGTGTTAATACCATTTGCTGCATACACCGTGTTTGTTAGCTCAGGCGTGAAGTTGTTGTTTGACAAGTCAAGCGTTTCAAAAGATGCCGTCTTGACGTCAGAAAGTTGCATTTCCCAGAACAACTGCGCTGCGTCGTGACCGTTGTGCTTATCAGCCGCATTGGCAGCAGCAAACGTTCCACTCAAATTAACTGACTTCAAATTCTTGTTTTGCGCAAAAGCACGGCCCAACTCAGCCAGTGCGTTACGGGCTGCTGTTTGATCTGACCAGTTGTCCCAGTTCTTAACGACATCTGCTAACCAAGCTGAAAACTCACCGTTGTTTGACAGATCAACGTCAGCTTCTGTGCTTGCTGCCGTCAAAACACTGTCTGGCACCTTGCTAAAATCAGTGTTTTGAACAGAAGCTGCAGATACAGTTTCTGGCGTTGTCAATTGGATTGCTGCTGACATAACTGGCGTTCCAACAACCAATGCAACACCCATTACTGACAATCCGTAACTAACCCACTTCTTACCAGCCTTATACATCTTAAAATGACCCTTGCTTTGGACATTCTTCTTCATCATAACTCAATAACCCTTCCACTCTTAGAAACTTTTAATCGAGATCACCCCTAACAGGTAGCCTGATTAATCAACGTGTAAAGTCATTGTATTTTTGATTATTAAGTTTCACTCATAATGTTTTAAGCATATGAAAGAATTTGTTTTTTATGTCTAATGTAAAATAAAACGTCGCAAATGCCGGTGTATCAAGGTTTCCAATATTTATGACAGTTATACAAAACAGATTTAGGTGCCTAGTCCGCTAAATCAGTACGAAATTGCTCAACATAATCCAACGTATCCAATTTCATTACATACAAAAAACCGACCATATCGTGTTTATGGTCGGTTTTTGGCTTATTAATAATTTATTGAGTCGAAATTCTCTGTATTACTTACGCTTTAGCACGGTCGCAAAAATTACCAAATTCGTCAAAACTGCAAGAACTACCAGCAGAGAATTCTTATCTTGATTACTCTTAGCATCTGTCTCTGGAAGCGACACAACAGTTGAATTAGCCACTTTGGCTCGATTCACAGCGTTAGCGTTGTCAACGTTTTGGTGTGTACCTTCTTCACCATTCGCACCATTTTGCGAATGATTTGTATCATTGTTTCCCAAACTCATAATTGGGGCATTCGGTAC harbors:
- a CDS encoding KxYKxGKxW signal peptide domain-containing protein; the protein is MMKKNVQSKGHFKMYKAGKKWVSYGLSVMGVALVVGTPVMSAAIQLTTPETVSAASVQNTDFSKVPDSVLTAASTEADVDLSNNGEFSAWLADVVKNWDNWSDQTAARNALAELGRAFAQNKNLKSVNLSGTFAAANAADKHNGHDAAQLFWEMQLSDVKTASFETLDLSNNNFTPELTNTVYAANGINTTVKHLLFGNSSAELIATIHANGNNNYAADGHHGFGGKFIQADVSDTEMVPNEPQYMTSEAVVPNEPQYLTSSAVVPNDPQYLTSSAVVPNDPQYLTSSAVVPNDPQYLTSSAVVPNDPQYLTSSAVVPNDPQYLTSEAVVPNDPQYLTSSAVVPNDPQYLTSSAVVPNDPQYLTSSAVVPNDPILTSSAVVPNDPILTSSAVVPNDPILTSSAVVPNDPIYSSSAVVPNDPILTSSAVVPNDPIYSSSAVVPNNPILTSSAVVPNDTILTSSAVVPNDPILTSSAVVPNDPILTSSAVVPNDPIEAPANGVTDDDKNQAKDAMTDEAAKQNVAEDATVVSSIDDIAHAETPAALQQAVDRAAVAISNAVSLPETAAKGAQDKSALLVAMTVMASLVTFAFVQKRK